One bacterium genomic region harbors:
- the accC gene encoding acetyl-CoA carboxylase biotin carboxylase subunit: MFKKILIANRGEIALRIIRACKELGVKTVAVYSQADADSLHVHLADESVCIGKAFSKESYLNIPALISAAEITDAEAIHPGYGFLAENAHFAEVCSSCQIKFIGPKPEVIRLMGDKVAAIRTAKAAGAPTTPGSDGPVKDEKQALEVAKRVKYPVIIKASAGGGGKGMRVAHTDLSLTQAFQTARTEAEAAFGNPEVYIEKYIEDPRHIEVQILGDEFGHVMHLGERDCTIQRNHQKLIEEAPSSALTDKMRKKLGKYALKLAKEVKYTSAGTIEFLMDKHGDFYFMEMNTRVQVEHPVTELTTGIDIIKEQIKIAAGERLSIKKDVLEPRGHAIECRINAENPDDGFRPSPGTVTTYHVPGGPGVRVDTHLYQGYKIPPYYDSMLAKIIVHAPTRIEAIKRMLRALDELVVEGVYTTTDFLKVILESDAFKRGHYSTHYVEQFMKNKKDRGGDSQH, from the coding sequence GTGTTCAAAAAGATCCTGATCGCCAACCGCGGGGAGATCGCCCTGCGCATCATCCGGGCCTGCAAGGAATTGGGCGTGAAGACCGTGGCGGTCTATTCCCAGGCCGACGCCGATTCGCTCCATGTGCACCTGGCCGACGAGAGCGTCTGCATCGGCAAGGCCTTCAGCAAGGAAAGCTACCTCAACATCCCGGCCCTCATCAGCGCCGCCGAGATCACCGACGCCGAGGCCATCCATCCCGGCTACGGCTTCCTCGCCGAGAACGCGCACTTCGCCGAGGTCTGTTCCAGCTGCCAGATCAAATTCATCGGCCCCAAGCCCGAGGTCATCCGTCTCATGGGCGACAAGGTGGCGGCCATCCGCACCGCCAAGGCGGCCGGTGCGCCGACCACACCGGGTTCCGACGGGCCGGTGAAGGACGAGAAGCAGGCCCTCGAGGTCGCCAAGCGGGTGAAATACCCGGTCATCATCAAGGCCTCCGCCGGCGGCGGCGGCAAGGGCATGCGGGTGGCCCACACCGACCTTTCCCTGACCCAGGCCTTCCAGACGGCCCGCACCGAGGCCGAGGCCGCTTTCGGCAACCCCGAGGTCTATATCGAGAAATACATCGAGGACCCGCGCCACATCGAGGTGCAGATCCTGGGCGACGAGTTCGGCCATGTGATGCACTTGGGCGAGCGGGATTGCACCATCCAACGGAACCACCAGAAGCTCATCGAAGAGGCGCCTTCCTCCGCCCTGACCGACAAAATGCGTAAAAAGCTGGGGAAATACGCCCTAAAGCTGGCCAAGGAGGTCAAATACACCTCCGCCGGGACCATCGAGTTCCTCATGGATAAGCACGGGGATTTCTACTTCATGGAAATGAACACCCGTGTCCAGGTCGAGCATCCGGTGACCGAGCTGACGACCGGGATCGATATCATCAAAGAACAGATCAAGATCGCGGCGGGCGAGCGCCTGTCCATCAAGAAGGACGTGCTGGAGCCCCGGGGACATGCCATTGAATGCCGCATCAACGCCGAGAACCCGGACGACGGCTTCCGCCCCTCGCCGGGCACCGTCACGACCTACCATGTGCCGGGTGGCCCCGGTGTGCGGGTGGATACGCACCTTTATCAGGGCTACAAGATCCCCCCCTATTACGATTCGATGCTCGCCAAGATCATCGTCCATGCCCCTACCCGGATCGAGGCCATCAAACGCATGCTCCGTGCCTTGGATGAGCTGGTGGTCGAGGGGGTGTACACCACCACCGACTTCCTGAAGGTGATCCTGGAGAGCGACGCCTTCAAGCGGGGACATTATTCGACACACTATGTGGAGCAGTTCATGAAGAACAAGAAGGACCGGGGCGGGGACAGCCAACACTGA
- a CDS encoding 2-phosphosulfolactate phosphatase, with the protein MKITVYFEFKDAKPTVMQNATVVLADVLRATTSIPVYLYHGATAVAMCPEPGSAKRIFEKQKRGEGLLAGERDWEKIPGFHLGGSPLDSNRDKVKGRLVAFSSPSPLRLLKNTKATLLGSFVNLGDVYDSCLRAKRDVVVVCAGGPEDSVFAGMLVDFLQSTLGSDPVVLSESAKEALAYYKPWQGRIPDLLREVNEGKALIQKGYGKDLDFAGKISRISAVPILKNDVFVKEEVPKRKTSSDEARKPVTPQKGKSIKITAPLFPKNPEHPVPGMDKGKKPAVPPVEDKKAAAAKGDKKGDKGAAPLGKKSEVKGTLLKPKKAPKPMFSKKTVANAVPKMVRKES; encoded by the coding sequence TTGAAGATCACCGTCTATTTCGAGTTCAAGGACGCCAAGCCGACGGTCATGCAGAACGCGACCGTGGTGCTGGCGGATGTCCTGCGCGCCACGACCTCCATCCCCGTCTATCTCTACCACGGCGCCACGGCGGTGGCCATGTGCCCCGAACCGGGTTCGGCCAAGAGGATCTTCGAGAAACAAAAGCGCGGCGAGGGTCTCCTGGCCGGTGAGCGTGATTGGGAGAAGATCCCCGGGTTCCACCTGGGGGGCTCTCCGTTGGATTCGAACCGTGATAAGGTGAAGGGGAGGTTGGTGGCCTTCTCCTCACCCTCTCCCCTGCGTCTCCTGAAGAATACCAAGGCGACCCTGTTGGGTTCCTTCGTGAACCTGGGCGATGTCTATGATTCCTGCCTTCGCGCCAAGCGCGATGTGGTCGTGGTCTGTGCCGGCGGTCCGGAAGATTCGGTCTTCGCGGGCATGTTGGTGGATTTCCTCCAAAGCACCTTGGGCTCCGATCCGGTGGTCCTGAGCGAGAGCGCCAAGGAAGCGCTGGCCTATTACAAGCCTTGGCAAGGACGCATCCCTGACCTGTTACGCGAGGTCAACGAGGGAAAGGCGCTGATCCAAAAGGGCTATGGGAAGGACCTGGATTTCGCAGGCAAGATCAGCCGTATCTCGGCCGTGCCCATCCTCAAGAATGACGTTTTTGTGAAGGAAGAGGTCCCCAAGCGCAAGACTTCCTCCGACGAGGCCAGGAAGCCCGTGACCCCCCAAAAGGGCAAGTCCATCAAGATCACCGCTCCCCTCTTCCCGAAGAATCCCGAGCACCCGGTACCGGGCATGGACAAGGGCAAGAAACCCGCCGTTCCTCCGGTGGAGGACAAAAAGGCCGCGGCCGCAAAAGGCGACAAGAAGGGGGACAAGGGTGCTGCTCCTTTGGGCAAGAAGAGCGAGGTCAAAGGGACCCTCTTGAAGCCCAAGAAGGCCCCCAAGCCCATGTTCAGCAAGAAGACCGTAGCCAACGCGGTCCCCAAGATGGTCCGGAAGGAATCCTGA
- a CDS encoding RNA pseudouridine synthase has translation MTAIKKTLRVIFEDPHLIVVDKPVGQLVIPGRGEEQGTLLVDEVSSHIRKKAYVVHRIDRETSGLVAFAKDAPTHRALNLLWEGREVGKTYLGWVQGVPDPREGRIDSPLKTFGSGRVGVDPKGKPSQTIYRVLKVDESPDSTGSRGSVSLLELDLLTGRRHQIRVHLFRLGHPLLGDPLYGDPLPVGGYPRLMLHAYRLTLPWESKTLSVQVDPPTDFHP, from the coding sequence ATGACAGCTATTAAAAAGACCCTGCGCGTCATTTTTGAGGATCCCCACCTCATCGTGGTCGATAAGCCCGTTGGGCAATTGGTCATTCCCGGGCGGGGAGAGGAGCAAGGAACCCTCCTAGTCGATGAGGTCTCCAGCCATATCCGAAAAAAGGCCTATGTGGTCCACCGGATCGACCGGGAGACCAGCGGCCTCGTCGCTTTCGCCAAGGACGCCCCGACCCACCGGGCCTTGAACCTTCTTTGGGAAGGCCGGGAGGTGGGCAAGACCTATCTCGGCTGGGTGCAAGGGGTGCCTGACCCCCGGGAGGGTCGCATCGATTCTCCCCTGAAGACCTTCGGGTCGGGGAGGGTGGGGGTGGACCCCAAGGGTAAACCCAGTCAGACCATCTACCGTGTCCTGAAAGTGGATGAAAGCCCTGATAGCACAGGCTCCAGGGGGTCCGTCAGCCTTCTGGAACTGGACCTTTTGACCGGACGGCGGCACCAGATCCGGGTCCATCTCTTCCGCTTAGGTCATCCCCTTCTGGGGGACCCCCTCTATGGCGACCCATTGCCGGTTGGAGGCTATCCCCGCCTGATGCTTCATGCCTATCGGCTGACCCTGCCTTGGGAGAGCAAGACCCTTTCGGTCCAGGTGGACCCTCCTACCGACTTCCACCCTTAG
- the efp gene encoding elongation factor P has protein sequence MITVMDLRAGNMAEFDNILYRVVSFQHVKPGKGGGFVRLKLKNVEMGTVTDKTLDSWESVKEPPVEEKEMQYLYKQGDKFVFMDTETYEQLELTEDEVGEGHQWLKDEMAIEVLFYKERPISVKLPITVNLKVASSEPGIKGDRVSNATKPATLETGAEIQVPLFVKEGDTIKVDTRTGEYIERV, from the coding sequence ATGATCACTGTCATGGACCTGCGGGCCGGCAATATGGCCGAATTTGACAATATCCTCTACCGGGTCGTTTCTTTTCAGCACGTGAAGCCGGGCAAGGGCGGGGGGTTTGTCCGCTTGAAGCTTAAGAACGTCGAAATGGGCACCGTTACCGATAAGACCCTGGATAGCTGGGAATCGGTCAAGGAGCCGCCGGTCGAAGAGAAGGAAATGCAGTATCTCTATAAACAAGGCGATAAGTTCGTCTTCATGGATACCGAGACCTACGAGCAGTTAGAACTCACCGAGGATGAAGTGGGCGAGGGGCATCAATGGCTGAAGGACGAGATGGCCATCGAGGTCCTTTTTTACAAGGAGCGCCCCATCAGCGTGAAGCTGCCGATCACCGTCAACCTGAAGGTCGCATCTTCCGAACCGGGCATCAAGGGCGATCGCGTGTCGAACGCCACCAAGCCGGCGACCCTGGAGACCGGAGCGGAGATCCAGGTCCCCCTTTTCGTGAAAGAAGGGGACACGATCAAGGTCGATACCCGCACCGGCGAATACATCGAGCGCGTCTAA
- the accB gene encoding acetyl-CoA carboxylase biotin carboxyl carrier protein: MSNAAEKSEGSKPEKKKKVETPAVKKVKVSSKLALVQDVIALMDASDLSEVHFEQGGMKVHLRRGPAAAYAAPMMPAMPMVAAAAAPASGAPAPAAPAAKAESGNTLNSPMVGTFYRSPSPDAKPFIEEGDSIKVGQVYCIIEAMKLMNEVKSEVAGKVTKILVQNGQAVEFNQPLIVVESN, encoded by the coding sequence ATGTCGAACGCCGCTGAAAAGAGCGAAGGATCCAAGCCCGAAAAGAAAAAGAAGGTCGAGACCCCGGCCGTGAAGAAGGTCAAGGTCAGCTCCAAACTCGCCCTCGTCCAGGACGTCATCGCCCTGATGGATGCTTCGGACCTCTCCGAGGTCCATTTCGAGCAGGGCGGGATGAAGGTCCACCTGCGCCGTGGGCCAGCCGCCGCTTACGCCGCTCCCATGATGCCCGCCATGCCGATGGTCGCCGCTGCGGCCGCCCCTGCTTCCGGCGCCCCGGCTCCGGCCGCTCCCGCCGCCAAGGCGGAATCCGGGAATACCCTGAACTCCCCCATGGTTGGCACCTTCTACCGGTCGCCGTCGCCTGACGCGAAGCCCTTCATCGAGGAAGGGGACTCCATCAAGGTGGGCCAGGTCTATTGCATCATCGAAGCCATGAAGCTCATGAACGAAGTGAAATCCGAGGTGGCCGGCAAGGTCACCAAGATCCTGGTGCAAAATGGCCAGGCCGTCGAGTTCAACCAGCCCCTGATCGTCGTCGAATCGAATTAA
- a CDS encoding thiamine-phosphate pyrophosphorylase, with amino-acid sequence MKTSPPIRKVQRALDANCNRVREGLRVAEDVARFLLDDPALLNRLKKLRHQVTEAEKGLFASDRLRRISRDVAGDLGRGTRENGEKQRGNAGDLLKANLKRAQEGLRSLEEFSKLLGHPAALKFKKIRYGCYRVEEGLP; translated from the coding sequence TTGAAAACTTCTCCACCGATCCGGAAGGTCCAACGTGCCCTGGATGCCAACTGCAACCGGGTCCGTGAGGGTTTGCGGGTGGCCGAGGATGTGGCCCGGTTCCTCCTGGACGACCCCGCCCTTTTGAACCGATTGAAAAAACTCCGCCACCAAGTGACCGAGGCCGAAAAGGGCCTGTTCGCTTCCGACCGCCTGCGCCGGATTTCCCGGGATGTGGCGGGCGATCTGGGGCGTGGCACGAGGGAAAACGGCGAGAAACAACGGGGCAATGCGGGCGACCTTTTGAAGGCCAACTTGAAGCGGGCCCAGGAGGGCCTGCGATCATTGGAGGAATTCTCCAAGCTCCTGGGGCATCCCGCCGCCTTGAAGTTCAAGAAGATCCGCTATGGATGTTACCGGGTGGAAGAGGGTTTGCCCTGA